The Deltaproteobacteria bacterium region ATAAACCCTCATGAGGGTTTTCCCCTCACCCCGCCCCATAAAAATACTATGATTCTCTATCCGACCTTCCGTTGAGGGGCAAACCCCCTCAAGCTCCCCCAAAGAGGAAATACCTTATTGGGGGTTTCAGGGGGCACAGTCCCCTGAAGTAAGGTTGAAAAAACGTAAAGGCCGAAACAGCTGCAGGCTCAATTTTACCGTGAAGTATTTTCACGATAAAATTATAGCATAAACCCTTGATTCAAGACCAGGGGTATTTAAGAGAAGCACTAAGATAAAAAAGGGGGGCCGGTTGCCCGGCCCCTTCTGGTTCACAGCCAGTGCCCAGGGATCCAACGCCCCCTTGGGCCATAATGTCCAGGTATCCAGATGGCTCCGAGGTAAGGTTTGGGGGGGCGGGAGTAGCCACGGGGGGGAGAGGTTTTGTTTATGGAGAAGGGGAGGTGGAAAGGGTTAATGACATTGGCCCCCACAAAGACCCTTTTGGGGAGGTAATGGCCCTCTATCTGGAGGTCGAAGACTATCTGGCGACCATAGGCCACGAAGTCGAACCCGTCCCATCCTCCCTTCGTATGAGCATTGAAGACAATGGTCCCCCCTTTCTTGCGGATGATGTCCCCTCGTTCCTTGCCCACCCTGCGGACCAGCACCACCTCTCCATCTGGGCTGAAGACCTTCCCCGTGAAGTGACGGAGTTTCACCGCACTGGTCCATCTTATATGCCAACCGTCTCGATCCCTCCATATCTGATAGTTTACAGGGCTCCCCGGAGGGATATCTGGCTTGCCCCAAGCCTTTCGGCAGGGCATAGCCCAACCTTCTCCCAGGAAAAGGTAGAAGGTTACAAATAATACCCATGCCAACCCCATAAGAAGGATAACTCTTTTTCTCACCTTATCACCTCCTTGTCTTTTCCTTTTAGACCCTAAAGTTTCCAAAAAGTTTAATTAAGATGACAAATCGCCGAAAAGCAAGGTTTGTCAAAAGAAAATTTTCACTTTCTCTTTTTCACCTTGCCACCTACTCTTTTTTGTGCTATAAATCTTCCGCCGATATTTTGAGTGAAGGGGGTGAGAAGACAATACAATTGGGGGGTAGCAATTATCTTGTTACTGGGGCATGGGATTATAAATATTAAAAGGAGGGGGGTATAATGAAGAAAGCAGAACTCATTGATAGAGTCGCCAAAGAGGCCAAGATACCCAGGGCTGCAGCTGAAAGATCCATTAATTCCTTTATTGCCACCATTACTGAGGTCATGAAGACAGGGGGTAAGATTACTTTGCCAGGATTTGGAACTTTTCTTGTATCAAATAGGGCAGCTAGAAAGGGGAGAAATCCCCGGACTGGCGAAGAGATAAGTATCCCCGCTGTCAAGATACCCAAGTTTAAGGTGGGAAAAGGCCTGAAGGAGGTGGTAAAATAATATCCCATCAACGAGCTGCATGGGGGGGCAGGATAGGAAATATCTTGGTTCTTTGATGTAACAGGAAGTCTCTGAGACAGAGGTTGAAGTTTGTAATCACATCCCTTTTGCTGTTGACAACATATATTCGGTGATTGATATGAAAAAGCTCATCCACCAGTCTTTGCACGGGGAATCTGTCTCTGCCGATGCTGCCGTAGTGCTCGAATAATTCTTCTTCAAACATGAGGACAAGCTTATCTTTCATCCGCAACTGGGTGTCGTTGAAGAGAAAGGCAATATCGGGCAACAGATCAGTTATCCTCGCAAGAAAGGATCCTATCTCGCCCCTTTCAATCCCCCTGGGGGGGGATGATTTTATCTCCACGTATACCATCCGCCCCTCCCAAAGGGAGATGACGTCGTAATCACCTCCACTGGGTGTGTCTTTGAACCTGACCCCATAGTAGGTGGGGGAGGCAAATTCCCTCTCAAACATCTGGGCGATAAACCACTCCAAGGTGGGGCCAAAGCTATAAATTGACCCCTTTAGCAGGCGAAAGGTCCCTTCCTCAATTACCTCTATGATCCTGAACTTGAGGAGAAAGGAGATATACCTTTGGGCGGCCTCAATGGAACAATATCTCAAAAGCTCCTCCGCCCGAAAGGACTCCTTTTTACTGATCAAATCCCGTAAAAAGAGGCGGAAGGAGTAGTGTCTCAGCAACTGATAAAAGGAGGTCCTCTCTTCTGGTGAGGCTTCGGGGGAGAAGAGGAGATCACCGTCGGGGTCTTTGCGGTGGACCTTCATCCCCCGGGCCCTTATGGCCCGCTGGAGTTGTCCTTCATTGACGAGAATTTTCTCCTCTAGCTTCGCTATCCCTTCTCGGAGCCCTTGAATCTCCTCCTTTAATCCCAACAACTCTTCCCACAATCTTTTGATATCCATCAAAAACCCCTGTATAACCCCTCCCCCTTGGCGATCTTTATCGCCTCCATATATTCCCGGTAGGTGATCCGACGGTCTATCTCTGAATATTCTCCTGCTCGATAGAGGGGACGGTACTGATCCATGATGTTTACATAAGAGTGGACCGACAACTTCTGGGCAATAAAGGGGATGATTTCCTCTGTGCCTGCCACCCCATTAGGCATCACCAGGTGGCGGATCAGGAGCCCCTGATAGGCAATCCCTCGCTCATCTAGGATTAGGTCCCCCACCTGTCTGTGCATCTCTAGGAGAACCCCTTGCAGGACTTGGGGGTAGTCAGGGGCATTACAATACCTGGTGGCCTCCCCTTCTTGGGAGAACTTGGTATCGGGCATATAGATATCGATGATCCCATCCAGCAGCCTGATCACCTCCAGAGACTCGTAACCTCCACAGTTATAGACCAAGGGGATCTTTAGCCCCAATTCAATGGCCTCTGGCAAGGCCGCCACAATCTGGGGGACGTAATGAGTGGGGGTGACAAAATTGATATTGTGGCACCCGCGGCGTTGAAGGCCAATCATATATTGGGTCAGCTCAGAAGTAGTTATCCGCTCCCCCTCCCCAAGGTGGCTGATATCGTAGTTCTGACAGAAGACGCACTTCAGATTGCAGTTGGTCAAAAAGATGGTGCCTGAGCCGTGGTATCCCACCAAGGGAGGCTCTTCACCGAAATGGGGGAAGGCGCTGGAGATCATCACATCCGCCCCTGCCCGACAATATCCCCTCTTCCCCTCTAGGCGGTTCACCTTGCATTCTCTGGGGCAGAGGCAGCACTCCTTGAGGATCTCCCTCAGGGCATCGATCCTCCCCTTTAATTCTCCCTTCTCATACAAAGAGATGTAAGCAGGCTGATGCATCTCTCTTTATTGTAAGGATATCACGGTAAAGGGAGACCGTTCAAGACTGTTTCGCACCCAATACCATCCTTTTGGCCTTACTTCAGGGGGCTGCGCCCCCTGAAACCCCCTGATAAGGCAGGATCCTAGGAGCCTAGGGGTCTTGGGTTCTAGTGAATGACAATCCCTTGATCCCTCGAATCCTTGAATCCTGTATTTTACATAGGCGGGAGTGAAATTAAACCCTTATAAGGATTTAAGAAGATATAGGGTCACTCGCCCAAAGTAAAGCGGTGTCAAAGTCGGGGTCTTCCGCGAAGGCAAAGAGGAGTACGACATCATCGCCCGGCTCCCGGAACGTGATCGGCGCTCCGTGGAGAGTCTCAAGCGCCTCACCATCTCCGGTCCCCGGGGTCATCAGTCTAGCCGGTGTGGTGGTGAATAACACCATTGTTCTGATCGATTACTACAATAAACTCATGCAAAGGGGACTCTCATATCGGGAGGCCCTGGTGCAGACCGGGCTCACCCGGTTTCGGCCGGTCATGTTGACGGCCATCACCACCATCCTGGGACTCCTTCCTTTGGCTACTGGATTTAGCTTCGATTTTCGGAAGTTCGCCTGGAATATTGGGGGGGAATCGACCCAGTGGTGGGGACCTATGGCTGTAGCTGTTATCTTCGGTCTGGGGGTGGCAACACTACTGACTCTGGTTGTGGTCCCGGTCCTCTGTTCCCTAGCCCACAGCCTCCAAACTCGGCTTAAGAGTCAAACCTGATCCTTCAGCAAAGGGTGAAATCATATTACGCCTCTTCCAGGGCACTTTTTAGCGCCACAATGGCCACCTCCAACTGGGAGTCATCGGGCTCCTTTGTCGTGATCCTCTGTAGCCAAAGCCCGGGAGCTGCCAACCACTGGACATACCTGTTGTCGCGTTTCTTGCCGGACAGTTTTAGTAGCTCAAATGAGATCCCGCCCAAGAGCGGCAAAAGGGAAAAATGGGTCATGAACCTTTGCAAAAGAGTAGGTCTATGGCCTATCTTTATCTCAACAATGGTGTCGGCAATCGCAAACAACAAAATGGCTAGTATAACCACAATAAGTAAAAAACTGGTCCCACAGCGTGGATGATGGGTCCTATACTTACGCGCGTTCTCGACAATAAGCTCTTCACCCGATTCGAAGGCATAGATACTCTTATGTTCTGCACCGTGATACTCAAGGATCCGCTTGATTTCTTTCCACTGACTGATAGCCCAAAGATAGGCCAAGAAAAAGCTAACTCGTATGATCCCCGCCACCACATTAAAAGGTAGGGCGTTTTTGGACAGCCCCATAATCTCTGTAAGAAGCAAAGGCAGAGCAAAGAAGATGCCGATAGCTAGGCCAAAGGCAAGTGCTATGATTCCTGCGAGGACAAGCCCATCTTTGATTCTCTTGCCTCGCGTACGTTCCCAATCCACGCCTTTCTCTGCCTTTTGGGCCTCCTCTAGGGCTATATCGGCAGAAAAATTCAGTGCCTTAATACCAATAAGCAATATTTCAAAGAAGGACAAAGCGCCGCGTAAGATAGGGATGTTCAAGGGCTTATGTCGTTTCGAGAGGGCTACATAGGGGTCATTCTTGACTAAAATCTCCTTGTCAGGTTTGCGTACAGCCGTAGCTATCCTGCTTGGCGTACGCATCATCACACCTTCTATGACGGCCTGGCCTCCAACAGACTTATCCTCAGACATCAGTAGATTCCTGCTGGTCCACTACGTACTTCCTGTGAAATCGCTCTAAACCTCCCACGATCTCACATCAACTTCTGCTGAGTTGATGCAAAATGCGTTGCTAATGTGACTTTAGGTGAAGAATATACATTGTAAAAAGTTTGAGGTCAAGAAAAGATGAACCAGGCTCAATAGGGGGATAAAATTCCCCATTTTGGATTAAACCTTTCCTCTATTTCAGTGTCTATAGATATGAAGATATTCCACGCCCGGAGGTGAACGACCATGCGATCTTCGTTGTCTAAACTCGCTCTTCTTTTGTTGATCTGTGTCTTTTTCGTCTCCTGTACCACAGTAGTCCGCCCCTATCCCCCCCGTCCTCGCCCAAGACCCCATTGTGCGGTCTGGGTCCCAGGCCATTGGGGACCTCGGTGCCATTTGGGACCTCGTTGCCATTGGGTGCCGGGTCATTGGGTGATAAGATAACCCCTCCTACTCCTTGGGGGATCTGCCCTCTGGTAGATCCCCTTTTTCTTTAGTTGCCCAAAGCTAAAATCCCCCCCTCCAAAGAAATTTTTTGTGCTATAATTACCGTGGAAATGCACGGTATAATGGGATGCCCAAAGGTTTCAGACCTTTTTGGTATTTTTCGGTCTTACTTCAGGGACGAGGCCCCTGAAACCCACAGTAAGGACTACATCCTGGATGTCTCTCTAGGTGGGGTTAGACCTCTGGACCACAAAAAGGTATTCCCTCTTTGGGGGCTCTGGGGGCCAGGGCCCCCAGAGGGACGTGCCATAATCACTATGGCATTTTCATCAGCGAGGTGAGGATAAACTTTATGAGGGTTTAGTTCTTCGGTGGGGGTGGCTTTGAGAAGAGAAACGCATGAATGTCTGAGCAGGGGTTATGGAAAGGAGATCCTGCGAGAGATCAAGGGGCTTCAGTACTTTGATGATGCGGACATCCTATTCTATTGGAAAGAGACCTTGAAAGGAGCCAATCTTCTCAAAAGGAAAAGGGTAGTTAACCTCACCGAGATGCGGAGGCTCTATATAGGCCTGGTGGCCATAGAGATGGCCATCAGGGAGAGGATGGGGGGTGAAGTTTGACCTGAGGCAGAATACATGGTATTTAATCTTTTTACATGCTTATTAGGGGGTCTGACATGGCCAAAGTCGATCTGATCCTTCTACATCCACCCGCCATATACGATTTTAGGAAACGCCCCATTAAATTGGGCCCCATCAGCGATGTGATCCCCTCCACCCCTATCTTTGAGATGTATCCTATTGGTTTCGCCAGTATCTCGGAATACCTGGAGAGGAAAGGCTTTCGGGTGAGGATCATCAATGTGGCCATGAAGATGCTCAAGAAGGAGAAGTTCGATGTGGAGGGGCTCATCGCCTCCCTGCACCCCCGGGCCTTTGGCATAGATCTACATTGGATGCCTCATTGCCATGGGAGCCTGGCCATAGCCGGTATGATCAAAAAATACCACCCTGAGATCCCTGTCATCCTCGGTGGGTTCTCCGCTACCTACTTCCACGAAGAGATCATCAGAGGATATCCTCAGGTGGATTACGTGGTAAGGGGAGATTCTGCGGAGGAGCCGCTCCTTCAGCTCATGAAGGTCATCAGGGATGGGGGAGACCCTTCTGAGGTCCCCAACCTCACCTGGAGGAACGGCGCAGGGGTGATGGTCAACCCCCTGACCGAGCTCCCCTCTGACCTCAATAGTGTGGTTATCGACTATGGCCACATCATGCGCCATGTGGCCAGGTACAGAGACCTTATCGGCTATACCCCCTTCACCAACTGGTTCCTCTATCCCCTCACCGCCGTCTTTACCTGCCGTGGTTGTACCTATAATTGTAAGACCTGCGGGGCCTCCAGTTGGGCCTTGAGGAGGATGGAGGGAAGAAGGCGTCCTGCCTACCGCGACCCCATACTCTTGGCCAGGGATATCATCAACGTCCAACGTCACCTCAATGCCCCCATCTTCATCATCGGGGATATAATGCAGCCAGGGGACAATTATGCGGGGGCCCTCTTGAGAGAACTCCGTAAAGCAAGGATCAGAAATCATATCGTCTATGAGTTTTTCCGCCCCCCAAAGGTAGGGGTCTTGGAGGAGATCGCCCAGACCACCCCCAATTTCAACATCCAGATCTCCCCTGAATCCCATGATAAAGGGATACGCAGGGCCTTTGGGCGCCCTTACTCCAATGAGGAGTTGGAAGACTTCCTGGATGAGGCGGTAAGGACAGAGGCCAAGAGGATAGATCTCTTCTTCATGGTGGGACTGCCCAAACAGAGCTATGATTCTGTATTGGAGACGGCCGCTTATTGCCGCCACCTCCTGGAGAGATACGGGGAGAAGAAAACACTTTTCCCCTTTATTTCCCCCCTGGCCCCCTTTCTGGACCCGGGGAGTATAGTCTTTGAAGAGCCGGAGAGGTTCGGTTATCGTCTCCTCTTTCGTACCCTCGAGGAGCATCGACGGGCCTTAGAGGGGCCCAGCTGGAAGTATTTCCTCAATTACGAGACCCAGTGGATGACCAGGCACGAAATCGTCTACAGCACCTATGAGGGGGGCAAAAGGTTAAACGCCCTCAAGGGGGAACTTGGAATCATAGATCCGGAGATGGCCAAGTCCATTGAGGAAAGGATCAAGCGAGCGGTGGAGATGATGCGAAAGATCGACGTGATCATGGATACCATGGAGGGGGGAGAGAGAGAGGAGGGGCTCCGAAGGCTGGGGGTCCATGTGAGGGAGATGGAAAAGGCCGTCGTCTGTGACAAGAGAGAGTTAGAGTGGCCCACCCACTTTCTCAGGATGAACTTCCTCAAGATTCTACGCACCATCCTGTTTCCCCGCCGCCCCAACATCCTGCGAGCACCCTAGGAGGAGCTGTGTCCCAAAGGGAAAAGAGTAAATATCTCAGGAAGATCCCCAAGGTGGATGAACTCCTCTCTGCTGAGGAGGTGAAAAGGCTTCTGCGGTTTCATCCCAAGGAGGTGGTCCTGGAGGGAATCAGAAGAGGGCTGGATAGACTTCGGCAAGATATCTTGCGCGCCGAGAGAGGGGATGACCTAAAGGAGGAGATCTTTTCTCTCTTTCATCTCCTCCCTTTGTTCGAAGAGGAAATATCCAAACAGGTCAGCCCACACCTAAGGCAGGCCATCAACGCCACAGGGGTGGTGGTCCACACCAACCTGGGACGGTCCCCCCTGGGGGAAAGGGCCTTGAGGCACCTGGTGGAGATCTCCCGGGGATATTCCAACCTGGAGTACGATCTATCCAGGGGGGGGAGAGGGTCTCGCTACGTCCACGTGGAGGAGATCCTCCTGCGCCTGAGTGGGGCAGAGGCAGGGATGGTGGTCAACAACAATGCCGGGGCCGTGCTCCTGGCCCTCAACACTCTGGCTGCGGGGACAGAGGTGGTCGTCTCACGGGGGGAATTGGTGGAGATAGGGGGGGCCTTCAGGATACCAGATGTCATGGCCAGAAGCGGCGCCATCCTCAAGGAGGTGGGCACTACCAACAGGACCCACCTGAAGGACTATGAGGAGGCCATCGGCGAAGACACTGCCCTTCTGCTCAAGGTACACACCAGCAACTACCGTGTGGTCGGATTTACCTCGGGGGTCACCTTGGAGGAGTTGGTCCAGCTCGGAGAAAGACATGATCTCCCCGTGATGAACGATTTAGGGAGCGGTTGCTTCATCGACCTCTCCTCATATGGGCTGGAGAAGGAGCCGACTGTCCAGGAGGCCATCAAGGCGGGGGCCGATGTGGTGACCTTTTCCGGAGACAAGCTCTTGGGAGGCCCCCAAGCCGGGATCATCCTGGGCAGGAAGGGGCTGATCGATAAGATAAAGGTCAATCCCTTGAACAGGGCCCTCAGGATAGATAAGCTCACCTTGGCCGCCTTGGAGTCCACCCTCATCTGTTATCTGAGTGAGGGGGGGGTAATGAAGGAGATCCCTACCCTGCGTATGTTGACCGCCCCCTTGGAGCAGCTCCGCAACAGGGCCAAGCGTCTGGAGCGCCTCCTGAAGAGGGAGACAGAGGGGGCCCAGATCGAGATAATCCAGGAGCACTCCCAGGTAGGGGGAGGGGCCCTCCCCCTGCAAGACCTGCCCACCTGGGCCTTAATCATCAAACCCCAAAAGGCCCCTGTAGATGCCCTGGAGGCAGAGATGAGGAATCTAGATCCGCCCATCATCGCCAGGATAGCCAATGACCAACTTATCCTGGACCTCAGGACCATCCAAGACGATGAGTTCATGGCGATCGCCCAAGGGATGGCCCAGGCCTTAAAAAAGATCAGCGATTAGGGGATGGCCATCTCCGGGGGAGATTTTACCCTCATTGTGGGGAAGGAGGATCAGGGAAAAAGATTCGACCTCTTCTTGGCCGAGCATCTCTCCGGGACATCCCGCTCCCAGATCCAGCGATACATCCGGGAGGGTTATATCCTGCTCAACGCTGCCCAGGGCAAAGCTGGGACTCGAGTCAAGGAGGGGGATCTGATCAGAGGGCGGGTTCCAGCACCTAAGGTCTCGGAGGCCCTGCCCGAGGACATGCCCATAAAGTTCCTCTATGAAGATGAATATATCGCTGTAGTGGACAAACCCCCGGGGATGGTGGTTCACCCTGCGGGGAGGGTGACGTCAGGGACTCTGGTCAATGCCCTGCTTTTTCGCTGTCGCGATCTACAGGGGGTGGGAGGGGTATTGCGTCCAGGGATCGTCCATCGCTTGGATAAGGGGACCTCAGGGGTCATGGTGGTGGCCAAGAATGATCTGGCCCATGAGGCCTTGATGAGGCAGTTTAGAACCCGGGAGGTAAAAAAGCTCTACCTAGCCGTGGTCTACGAAAGGATGGAGGGGAAAGAGGGGATGATCACCTCCCCTGTGGGGAGGCATCCCAGAGATAGAAAGAGATTTTCTGTGCATACGCGCACCCCCAAGGAGGCACTGACCCACTGGTGGGTGAAGGAACAGTTTGCGGAGGCCACCTTTTTGCAGGTGAGGCCCAAGACAGGCAGGACCCATCAGATCCGGGTCCACCTGAGCGCTATCGGCCATCCCCTGGTAGGTGACCCCCTATATGCCAAAAAGAGGAGGCTTTCCCTGATAAAGGATTCCTCCTTGAGGGAGCGAATTGGGGCCCTGGGGAGGCAGGCCCTGCACGCACATCTCATCGCCTTCCATCACCCAGCCACGGGTAGGCTTATGGAGTTCACCTCCCCCCTTCCGGAAGACATGGAGGGGATCCTGGAGGCGCTGCGTGGTGAAAGGGTTTGAATTGAAGGAGCAGAACGGGACGGTCTTCCTCCAACTCCCTATCTTGAGGGGGGTAAGGCATGCCTTCGGCACCAGGCAGAAAGGGGAGGGGACACTTGCGGCCCATGGTCTGGTGCCCAGGCAACTCCTCTCCCTGAGGCAGGTCCATGGGGCCGAGGTGTTAATAGTAAAGGAAGACCCCAATGCCTTAATCCACCCCCTCCTCTATGACGCCGTGATTACGGATAGGGAAGGGATCGCCCTGGGGGTCTGGACGGCGGATTGCATACCTATCCTTATGACAGATGAGTCCAAGGGGGTGATCGCCGCTGTGCATGCTGGTTGGCGGGGGATATGGCAGGGGATAGTGCAGAGGGCCATCTCGAAGATGGGAGAGGTCTTTGGGAGCTCACCTAGAGACATCCTGGTGGGGATCGGGCCAGGGATCGGCCCCTGTTGCTACGAAATAGGAAAGGATGTGGTAGACCTGTTTCGGGGCTCCCATGACGGCGGCCATCTGTTCATCCAGGAAAGAAGGGGAAGGAGTTACCTTGACTTGTGCTGCGCCAGTCGGTTACAATTATCAAAAGCCAGGGTTCCCCCAGAGAATATTGAAGATATTTCCCTCTGTACCGCTTGCAGGGAGGACCTCTTCTTCTCCTACCGGAGGGATGGAAAGACGGGGAGACAGTTGAGTTTTATCATGCTGGGATAAGAAGGCGTATACCAGTTTAGCCATTTGATGAAATGGCTAAACTTCAATGCAACAGGTCTATGACCTGTTTCTCTGGGGGCAAAGCCCCCAGACCCCCAATAAGGAGAATACCTTTTGGGGTTTCAGGGGGGCGCAGTCCCCCTGAAGAGACGACCTAAAGGTCGTCCAAAGTGCAAGATGCAAAATTATTTAAAAAATCTCCTTAACTTTGCAATTTACAATTTACATTTTTCAATTTGCAATTGACGGAGGCCTTTATGTTTGTCTTTTCCAATCTCATACTTGCCGTGGCCATGGTGGTCAACATCGCCCTCACTATCTATATGTGGATCGTCATCGCCAGGGCCGTCATCTCTTGGGTGAGCCCCAATCCCTATAATCCTATTGTCCAGTTCCTTTATCGGGCAACAGAGCCGGTCCTGTGGCGTGTGAGGAGGTATCTTCCTACAGGGGGAATAGGAATCGACTTTTCCCCCATCATAGTTATCCTCGTGATCTATTTCCTCAAACTCTTCCTGGTCAGGACCCTGATCCAGATAGCCTATAGGTGGGGATAAGATGAAGGAGGGCGCAGTGACCCTAAAGGTCCTTCTCCAGCCCCGGGCCTCCAGAGATGGAATTGATGGATTAATGGGGGATGCCTTGAAGGTGAGGGTGACCTCTCCCCCCCTAGAGGGGAGGGCCAACAAGGCCCTAAGGATGTTCCTTGCCAAGAGATTAGGGCTTTCCCCCTCCCAGGTAGAGATCATCACCGGCCAACGCTCCAGGGGAAAACTCCTCAGGATCTCCGGCATCTCCAAGGAAGAACTGGAAAGGGCCCTGGGTATCGGCCTCCCCCCTTTATGAAGAAAGCCTTTGTCTTCTTTCTCATATCTTTCCTCCTCTTATCCCCTGGATCACTCCTTGCCTCATCATG contains the following coding sequences:
- a CDS encoding YggU family protein, with translation MKEGAVTLKVLLQPRASRDGIDGLMGDALKVRVTSPPLEGRANKALRMFLAKRLGLSPSQVEIITGQRSRGKLLRISGISKEELERALGIGLPPL
- a CDS encoding TIGR04190 family B12-binding domain/radical SAM domain protein, with protein sequence MAKVDLILLHPPAIYDFRKRPIKLGPISDVIPSTPIFEMYPIGFASISEYLERKGFRVRIINVAMKMLKKEKFDVEGLIASLHPRAFGIDLHWMPHCHGSLAIAGMIKKYHPEIPVILGGFSATYFHEEIIRGYPQVDYVVRGDSAEEPLLQLMKVIRDGGDPSEVPNLTWRNGAGVMVNPLTELPSDLNSVVIDYGHIMRHVARYRDLIGYTPFTNWFLYPLTAVFTCRGCTYNCKTCGASSWALRRMEGRRRPAYRDPILLARDIINVQRHLNAPIFIIGDIMQPGDNYAGALLRELRKARIRNHIVYEFFRPPKVGVLEEIAQTTPNFNIQISPESHDKGIRRAFGRPYSNEELEDFLDEAVRTEAKRIDLFFMVGLPKQSYDSVLETAAYCRHLLERYGEKKTLFPFISPLAPFLDPGSIVFEEPERFGYRLLFRTLEEHRRALEGPSWKYFLNYETQWMTRHEIVYSTYEGGKRLNALKGELGIIDPEMAKSIEERIKRAVEMMRKIDVIMDTMEGGEREEGLRRLGVHVREMEKAVVCDKRELEWPTHFLRMNFLKILRTILFPRRPNILRAP
- a CDS encoding YggT family protein; translation: MFVFSNLILAVAMVVNIALTIYMWIVIARAVISWVSPNPYNPIVQFLYRATEPVLWRVRRYLPTGGIGIDFSPIIVILVIYFLKLFLVRTLIQIAYRWG
- a CDS encoding HU family DNA-binding protein, whose translation is MKKAELIDRVAKEAKIPRAAAERSINSFIATITEVMKTGGKITLPGFGTFLVSNRAARKGRNPRTGEEISIPAVKIPKFKVGKGLKEVVK
- a CDS encoding L-seryl-tRNA(Sec) selenium transferase, giving the protein MSQREKSKYLRKIPKVDELLSAEEVKRLLRFHPKEVVLEGIRRGLDRLRQDILRAERGDDLKEEIFSLFHLLPLFEEEISKQVSPHLRQAINATGVVVHTNLGRSPLGERALRHLVEISRGYSNLEYDLSRGGRGSRYVHVEEILLRLSGAEAGMVVNNNAGAVLLALNTLAAGTEVVVSRGELVEIGGAFRIPDVMARSGAILKEVGTTNRTHLKDYEEAIGEDTALLLKVHTSNYRVVGFTSGVTLEELVQLGERHDLPVMNDLGSGCFIDLSSYGLEKEPTVQEAIKAGADVVTFSGDKLLGGPQAGIILGRKGLIDKIKVNPLNRALRIDKLTLAALESTLICYLSEGGVMKEIPTLRMLTAPLEQLRNRAKRLERLLKRETEGAQIEIIQEHSQVGGGALPLQDLPTWALIIKPQKAPVDALEAEMRNLDPPIIARIANDQLILDLRTIQDDEFMAIAQGMAQALKKISD
- a CDS encoding DUF1385 domain-containing protein; its protein translation is MSEDKSVGGQAVIEGVMMRTPSRIATAVRKPDKEILVKNDPYVALSKRHKPLNIPILRGALSFFEILLIGIKALNFSADIALEEAQKAEKGVDWERTRGKRIKDGLVLAGIIALAFGLAIGIFFALPLLLTEIMGLSKNALPFNVVAGIIRVSFFLAYLWAISQWKEIKRILEYHGAEHKSIYAFESGEELIVENARKYRTHHPRCGTSFLLIVVILAILLFAIADTIVEIKIGHRPTLLQRFMTHFSLLPLLGGISFELLKLSGKKRDNRYVQWLAAPGLWLQRITTKEPDDSQLEVAIVALKSALEEA
- a CDS encoding radical SAM protein, encoding MHQPAYISLYEKGELKGRIDALREILKECCLCPRECKVNRLEGKRGYCRAGADVMISSAFPHFGEEPPLVGYHGSGTIFLTNCNLKCVFCQNYDISHLGEGERITTSELTQYMIGLQRRGCHNINFVTPTHYVPQIVAALPEAIELGLKIPLVYNCGGYESLEVIRLLDGIIDIYMPDTKFSQEGEATRYCNAPDYPQVLQGVLLEMHRQVGDLILDERGIAYQGLLIRHLVMPNGVAGTEEIIPFIAQKLSVHSYVNIMDQYRPLYRAGEYSEIDRRITYREYMEAIKIAKGEGLYRGF
- a CDS encoding RluA family pseudouridine synthase is translated as MAISGGDFTLIVGKEDQGKRFDLFLAEHLSGTSRSQIQRYIREGYILLNAAQGKAGTRVKEGDLIRGRVPAPKVSEALPEDMPIKFLYEDEYIAVVDKPPGMVVHPAGRVTSGTLVNALLFRCRDLQGVGGVLRPGIVHRLDKGTSGVMVVAKNDLAHEALMRQFRTREVKKLYLAVVYERMEGKEGMITSPVGRHPRDRKRFSVHTRTPKEALTHWWVKEQFAEATFLQVRPKTGRTHQIRVHLSAIGHPLVGDPLYAKKRRLSLIKDSSLRERIGALGRQALHAHLIAFHHPATGRLMEFTSPLPEDMEGILEALRGERV
- the pgeF gene encoding peptidoglycan editing factor PgeF, producing MVKGFELKEQNGTVFLQLPILRGVRHAFGTRQKGEGTLAAHGLVPRQLLSLRQVHGAEVLIVKEDPNALIHPLLYDAVITDREGIALGVWTADCIPILMTDESKGVIAAVHAGWRGIWQGIVQRAISKMGEVFGSSPRDILVGIGPGIGPCCYEIGKDVVDLFRGSHDGGHLFIQERRGRSYLDLCCASRLQLSKARVPPENIEDISLCTACREDLFFSYRRDGKTGRQLSFIMLG
- a CDS encoding efflux RND transporter permease subunit, with product MGSLAQSKAVSKSGSSAKAKRSTTSSPGSRNVIGAPWRVSSASPSPVPGVISLAGVVVNNTIVLIDYYNKLMQRGLSYREALVQTGLTRFRPVMLTAITTILGLLPLATGFSFDFRKFAWNIGGESTQWWGPMAVAVIFGLGVATLLTLVVVPVLCSLAHSLQTRLKSQT